One Actinosynnema pretiosum DNA segment encodes these proteins:
- a CDS encoding LacI family DNA-binding transcriptional regulator, whose translation MTGTPGTTGGASTGAVGLVLARPTRLLGVEPFFMEFIAGIEERLAERELSVLLHVVSTQDAEIAAYRRWAARGLVDAVVVVNRTEDDRRPAVLREVGLPAVLVGEPDGDLPAVRTDDTAPVRAALEHLVAAGHRAIARVTGPSGLLHTQARTTALLAACAEHGVAPVVVEGDYSEESGAKLTAALLELDEPPTAVLYDNDVMAVAGLGAAKERGVDVPGGLGIIAWDDSTLCRLASPALTTMSVDVHRFGELVAESVLELIAGGPVADRWSPAAVLVARESTKASPA comes from the coding sequence GTGACCGGAACACCCGGCACGACCGGTGGGGCGTCGACCGGCGCGGTCGGCCTGGTGCTCGCCAGGCCGACCCGCCTGCTCGGCGTCGAACCGTTCTTCATGGAGTTCATCGCGGGCATCGAGGAGCGGCTGGCCGAGCGCGAGCTGTCGGTGCTGCTGCACGTGGTGTCCACCCAGGACGCCGAGATCGCCGCCTACCGCAGGTGGGCCGCGCGCGGGCTGGTGGACGCGGTGGTCGTGGTCAACCGCACCGAGGACGACCGCCGACCCGCCGTGCTGCGCGAGGTCGGCCTGCCCGCCGTGCTCGTCGGCGAGCCCGACGGCGACCTCCCTGCGGTGCGCACCGACGACACCGCCCCGGTCCGGGCCGCGCTGGAGCACCTGGTCGCCGCAGGCCACCGGGCCATCGCCCGCGTCACCGGCCCCTCGGGGCTGCTGCACACCCAGGCGCGCACCACCGCGCTGCTGGCGGCCTGCGCCGAGCACGGCGTCGCCCCCGTTGTGGTCGAGGGCGACTACTCGGAGGAGTCCGGCGCGAAGCTCACCGCCGCCCTGCTGGAGCTGGACGAGCCGCCCACGGCCGTCCTCTACGACAACGACGTCATGGCCGTCGCAGGCCTCGGCGCGGCCAAGGAGCGCGGTGTCGACGTGCCCGGCGGGCTGGGCATCATCGCCTGGGACGACTCGACCCTGTGCCGCCTCGCCTCACCCGCGCTCACCACGATGAGCGTCGACGTCCACCGGTTCGGCGAGCTCGTCGCCGAGTCGGTGCTGGAGCTGATCGCGGGCGGCCCGGTGGCCGACCGCTGGTCGCCTGCGGCCGTCCTGGTCGCCAGGGAGAGCACGAAAGCCAGCCCCGCATAG
- a CDS encoding glycoside hydrolase family 2 protein has product MPEHLADATTPAEVPGSAHLDLLRAGLIPDPYLDRNEAELAWAHRARWRYATVLTSEAARAGEKVELVFDGLDTVATVLLNGRPLGSTANMHRSYRFDVRDVLRDGENDLVVEFDSALEHAERTQAELGERPRAYPHPFNAVRKMACSFGWDWGPDLQTAGIWKPVRLERWTGARLAEVRPLVTVDPDGTGRVEVHVRLDRAGDAPSLLTARVGDHEQRATVDGDTAVLTVLVPDAPLWWPVGYGQQPLFDLEVVAESGDERDTFTRRIGFRTITVDTEPDADGTPFTFVVNGERVFAKGANWIPDDHFLTRVTRDRLARRVDQALAANLNLLRIWGGGIYETEDFYDVCDERGVLVWQDFPFACAAYAEEGELRAEVEAEARENVARLTPHASLALWNGNNENLWGHEDWGWKEQLGERTWGLGYYTDLLPAIVAELDPTRPYSPGSPYSPGEVHPNDQDHATRHEWEVWNRVDYTRYRDHAPRFCAEFGFQGPPTWRTLTDWVHEADGPLTPSSPAFLLHQKAEDGNGKLDRGMEPHLPVPESFEDWHWAAQLNQARAVAFGVEHFRSHWPRTAGAVVWQLNDCWPVTSWAAVDGEGREKPLFHALKHAFAPRLLTVQPRDGRTAVVAVNDTAEPWDEDLVVRRISFDGHELATTTLRLGVAARSTSVVELPESLLSADNREAEVVVATAGGVRALHLFAEDRDAALDPSPLTATAHRVDGGYRVEVTATALARDVALLVDKAAPDARVDDQLVTLLPGERHAFHVTTSADLDPAALTDPRVLRTANALVGR; this is encoded by the coding sequence GTGCCCGAGCACCTCGCGGACGCGACCACGCCCGCCGAGGTCCCCGGCAGCGCCCACCTCGACCTCCTGCGCGCCGGGCTGATCCCCGACCCGTACCTGGACCGGAACGAGGCGGAGCTGGCCTGGGCGCACCGGGCGCGGTGGCGCTACGCGACGGTCCTCACCTCGGAGGCCGCGCGCGCCGGCGAGAAGGTGGAACTGGTCTTCGACGGCCTGGACACGGTGGCGACCGTCCTGCTCAACGGGCGCCCCCTCGGCTCCACCGCCAACATGCACCGAAGCTACCGCTTCGACGTCCGCGACGTGCTCAGGGACGGCGAGAACGACCTGGTGGTGGAGTTCGACTCCGCCCTGGAGCACGCCGAGCGGACCCAGGCCGAGCTGGGCGAGCGCCCCCGCGCCTACCCGCACCCGTTCAATGCGGTCCGCAAGATGGCCTGCTCGTTCGGCTGGGACTGGGGCCCCGACCTGCAGACCGCGGGCATCTGGAAGCCGGTCCGCCTGGAGCGCTGGACCGGCGCCCGGCTCGCCGAGGTCCGACCGCTGGTCACCGTCGACCCGGACGGGACCGGCCGCGTCGAGGTCCACGTCCGGCTCGACCGCGCGGGCGACGCCCCCAGCCTGCTCACCGCCCGCGTCGGCGACCACGAGCAGCGCGCCACCGTCGACGGCGACACCGCCGTGCTCACCGTCCTGGTCCCGGACGCCCCGCTGTGGTGGCCGGTCGGCTACGGGCAGCAACCGCTGTTCGACCTGGAGGTCGTCGCCGAGTCGGGCGACGAGCGCGACACCTTCACCCGCCGCATCGGCTTCCGCACCATCACCGTCGACACCGAGCCCGACGCCGACGGCACCCCGTTCACCTTCGTCGTCAACGGCGAGCGGGTCTTCGCCAAGGGCGCCAACTGGATCCCCGACGACCACTTCCTCACCCGCGTCACCCGCGACCGCCTCGCCCGCCGCGTCGACCAGGCCCTCGCCGCGAACCTCAACCTGCTGCGGATCTGGGGCGGCGGGATCTACGAGACCGAGGACTTCTACGACGTCTGCGACGAGCGCGGCGTCCTGGTCTGGCAGGACTTCCCGTTCGCCTGCGCCGCCTACGCCGAAGAAGGCGAGCTGCGCGCCGAGGTCGAGGCCGAGGCCCGCGAGAACGTCGCCCGCCTCACCCCGCACGCCTCGCTCGCGCTGTGGAACGGCAACAACGAGAACCTCTGGGGCCACGAGGACTGGGGCTGGAAGGAGCAGCTGGGCGAGCGCACCTGGGGCCTGGGCTACTACACCGACCTGCTGCCCGCGATCGTCGCCGAGCTCGACCCGACCCGCCCCTACTCGCCCGGCAGCCCGTACAGCCCCGGCGAGGTCCACCCCAACGACCAGGACCACGCCACCCGCCACGAGTGGGAGGTGTGGAACCGCGTCGACTACACCCGCTACCGCGACCACGCGCCCCGCTTCTGCGCCGAGTTCGGCTTCCAGGGCCCGCCCACCTGGCGCACCCTCACCGACTGGGTGCACGAGGCCGACGGCCCCCTGACCCCCTCCTCGCCCGCGTTCCTGCTGCACCAGAAGGCCGAGGACGGCAACGGCAAGCTCGACCGGGGCATGGAGCCGCACCTGCCGGTCCCCGAGTCCTTCGAGGACTGGCACTGGGCCGCCCAGCTCAACCAGGCCCGCGCGGTCGCGTTCGGCGTCGAGCACTTCCGCTCGCACTGGCCGCGCACGGCGGGCGCGGTCGTGTGGCAGCTCAACGACTGCTGGCCGGTCACCTCCTGGGCCGCCGTCGACGGCGAGGGCCGGGAGAAGCCGCTGTTCCACGCGCTCAAGCACGCGTTCGCGCCCCGGCTGCTGACCGTCCAGCCGCGCGACGGCCGCACCGCCGTCGTCGCGGTCAACGACACCGCCGAGCCCTGGGACGAGGACCTGGTGGTCCGCCGGATCTCGTTCGACGGGCACGAGCTGGCGACGACTACACTGCGGCTCGGGGTCGCCGCCCGCTCCACGTCCGTGGTCGAGCTGCCGGAGTCCCTGCTGTCAGCGGACAACCGGGAGGCCGAGGTCGTGGTAGCCACCGCGGGTGGGGTGCGCGCGCTGCACCTGTTCGCCGAGGACCGCGACGCCGCGCTCGACCCGTCCCCGCTCACCGCCACCGCGCACCGCGTCGACGGCGGCTACCGGGTCGAGGTCACCGCCACCGCGCTCGCCCGCGACGTCGCGCTGCTGGTCGACAAGGCCGCGCCCGACGCGCGCGTGGACGACCAGCTCGTCACCCTGCTCCCCGGCGAGCGGCACGCCTTCCACGTCACCACCTCCGCCGACCTGGACCCGGCCGCGCTGACCGACCCGCGCGTGCTGCGCACGGCCAACGCCCTGGTGGGTCGGTGA
- a CDS encoding ABC transporter ATP-binding protein, producing the protein MTTLQARELVKDFTVRSGWRRDRLRAVDRVSFELTPGRTVALVGESGSGKSTIARMIARLERPTSGGIVVEADGARVPDRAYRDHVQMVFQDPFASLNPFHTVEHHLVRPLRLHGLPSGPAQVRALLDRVSLPGELASRRPHELSGGQRQRVAIARALAPGAKVVVADEPVSMLDVSIRLGVLNLLARLQREESLAVLYITHDLATARHFSDDILVLYKGRVVERGPADDVILTPRHPYTKLLAEAAPNPEARGRAFTVDQAEVERAGRTAAYDHVTGQWEEVA; encoded by the coding sequence GTGACCACGTTGCAGGCGCGGGAGCTGGTGAAGGACTTCACCGTGCGCTCGGGGTGGCGGCGCGACCGGTTGCGGGCGGTGGACCGGGTGTCGTTCGAGCTGACGCCGGGGCGCACGGTCGCGCTGGTCGGCGAGTCCGGGTCGGGGAAGTCGACGATCGCGCGGATGATCGCGCGGTTGGAGCGGCCGACGTCGGGCGGGATCGTGGTGGAGGCGGACGGCGCGCGGGTGCCGGACCGGGCGTACCGGGACCACGTGCAGATGGTGTTCCAGGACCCGTTCGCCTCGCTGAACCCGTTCCACACCGTCGAGCACCACCTGGTCCGGCCGCTGCGGCTGCACGGCCTGCCGTCCGGTCCGGCGCAGGTGCGGGCGCTGCTGGACCGGGTGAGCCTGCCCGGCGAGCTGGCGTCGCGGCGGCCCCACGAGCTGTCCGGCGGGCAGCGGCAGCGGGTGGCGATCGCGCGGGCGCTGGCGCCGGGGGCGAAGGTGGTGGTGGCGGACGAGCCGGTGTCGATGCTGGACGTGTCGATCCGGTTGGGCGTGCTGAACCTGCTGGCGAGGTTGCAGCGCGAGGAGTCGCTGGCGGTCCTGTACATCACCCACGACCTGGCGACCGCGCGGCACTTCTCGGACGACATCCTGGTGCTGTACAAGGGGAGGGTGGTGGAGCGGGGGCCAGCGGACGACGTGATCCTGACCCCCAGGCACCCGTACACGAAGCTGCTCGCGGAGGCGGCCCCGAACCCGGAGGCGCGGGGGAGGGCGTTCACCGTCGACCAGGCCGAGGTGGAGCGCGCGGGCAGGACGGCGGCCTACGACCACGTGACGGGTCAGTGGGAGGAAGTCGCCTAG
- a CDS encoding alpha-galactosidase, which produces MADLRHLRAAGVSLVLDLTGGTLPRVLHWGADLGPDPDLESLRLLSLRQPIGNSVDGHVEVSVLPEQSAGWLGTPGLVGHREGADFSVAFRVTGVDASGDGVVVRAADETAGLGAEVVVELLPSGVVRQRARVTNTGGSVFTVDALNLALPVPAEAVELLDFSGHHLRERAPQRTRFTQGLRVRENRTGRTGYDTAYVLAAGTEGFANRRGEVWAVHTAWSGNHRTFAERTFHAVSLLGSGELLLAGEGRLAPGEVYESPWQYGSYGAAGLDSVSARFHGFLRSRPGHPTSPRPVVVNTWEAVYFDHDLDRLKALADAAAEVGAERFVLDDGWFGSRRDDKRGLGDWYVSDEVWPDGLGPIVSHVTGLGLQFGLWVEPEMINEDSDLARAHPDWIMATGGRLPRAARQQQVLDLTKAYDYVLERLDSLLSEYDIAYLKWDHNRDLVEAGHQPGGQAGVRAQTLAVYRLLDELRARHPEVEIESCSSGGGRIDLEILQRTDRVWTSDCIDALERQRIQRWTNLLIPLELMGSHVGDGRSHTTDRLHKLDFRAGTALFGHFGIESDLTRVTAEDRARLTEWVGLYKSLRGLLHTGVSVHGDHPDPAIEVHGVVAEDGSDAVYAVVAHGTSEIYPTGAVRLPGLLADREYHVRPLAPGDVPDGNAHHWGNPLPWWTPEGVRAGGRALEVMGVQAPVLYPERLVLIRATAV; this is translated from the coding sequence GTGGCGGACCTGAGGCACCTGCGCGCCGCGGGCGTGAGCCTGGTGCTCGACCTGACCGGAGGGACCCTCCCCCGCGTGCTGCACTGGGGCGCGGACCTGGGGCCCGACCCCGACCTGGAGTCGCTGCGGCTGCTGTCGCTGCGCCAGCCCATCGGCAACTCGGTGGACGGGCACGTGGAGGTGTCCGTGCTGCCCGAGCAGTCGGCGGGCTGGCTCGGCACCCCCGGCCTCGTCGGGCACCGCGAGGGCGCGGACTTCTCGGTGGCCTTCCGGGTGACCGGGGTGGACGCCTCCGGGGACGGCGTGGTCGTGCGCGCCGCGGACGAGACCGCCGGGCTGGGCGCGGAGGTGGTCGTCGAACTGCTGCCGTCCGGCGTGGTGCGGCAGCGCGCGCGGGTGACGAACACCGGCGGCTCGGTGTTCACCGTGGACGCGCTGAACCTGGCGCTGCCGGTGCCCGCCGAGGCGGTGGAGCTGCTCGACTTCAGCGGCCACCACCTGCGCGAGCGGGCCCCGCAGCGGACCCGGTTCACCCAGGGCCTGCGGGTGCGGGAGAACCGGACCGGGCGCACCGGCTACGACACGGCGTACGTGCTGGCGGCGGGCACCGAGGGCTTCGCGAACCGGCGCGGCGAGGTGTGGGCGGTGCACACGGCCTGGTCGGGCAACCACCGGACGTTCGCCGAGCGCACGTTCCACGCGGTGTCCCTGCTCGGGTCCGGCGAGCTGCTGCTCGCGGGCGAGGGGCGGCTGGCGCCGGGCGAGGTGTACGAGTCGCCGTGGCAGTACGGCTCGTACGGCGCGGCCGGGCTGGACTCGGTGTCGGCGCGGTTCCACGGGTTCCTGCGCTCGCGCCCCGGCCACCCGACCTCGCCCCGGCCGGTCGTGGTGAACACGTGGGAGGCGGTGTACTTCGACCACGACCTGGACCGGTTGAAGGCGCTGGCGGACGCGGCGGCCGAGGTCGGCGCGGAGCGGTTCGTGCTGGACGACGGCTGGTTCGGGTCGCGGCGCGACGACAAGCGCGGGCTCGGCGACTGGTACGTGTCGGACGAGGTGTGGCCGGACGGGCTCGGGCCGATCGTCTCGCACGTGACCGGGCTGGGGCTGCAGTTCGGGCTGTGGGTCGAGCCGGAGATGATCAACGAGGACTCGGACCTGGCGCGGGCCCACCCGGACTGGATCATGGCCACCGGCGGGCGGTTGCCGCGCGCGGCGCGCCAGCAGCAGGTGCTGGACCTGACGAAGGCGTACGACTACGTCCTGGAGCGGTTGGACTCGCTGCTGAGCGAGTACGACATCGCGTACCTCAAGTGGGACCACAACCGGGACCTCGTGGAGGCCGGGCACCAGCCGGGCGGTCAGGCGGGGGTGCGGGCGCAGACGCTGGCCGTGTACCGGCTGCTGGACGAGCTGCGGGCGCGGCACCCCGAGGTGGAGATCGAGTCGTGCTCGTCGGGCGGCGGGCGGATCGACCTGGAGATCCTGCAGCGCACGGACCGGGTGTGGACGTCGGACTGCATCGACGCGCTGGAGCGGCAGCGCATCCAGCGGTGGACGAACCTGCTGATCCCGCTGGAGCTGATGGGCTCGCACGTGGGCGACGGGCGCTCGCACACGACGGACCGGCTGCACAAGCTGGACTTCCGGGCGGGGACGGCGCTGTTCGGGCACTTCGGGATCGAGTCGGACCTGACGCGGGTGACCGCGGAGGACCGGGCGCGGTTGACGGAGTGGGTGGGGCTGTACAAGTCGCTGCGGGGGCTGCTGCACACCGGGGTGTCGGTGCACGGGGACCACCCGGACCCGGCGATCGAGGTGCACGGGGTCGTGGCGGAGGACGGGTCGGACGCGGTGTACGCGGTGGTGGCGCACGGGACGTCGGAGATCTACCCGACGGGGGCGGTGCGGCTGCCTGGGCTTTTGGCGGACCGGGAGTACCACGTGCGGCCGTTGGCGCCGGGGGACGTGCCGGACGGGAACGCGCACCACTGGGGGAACCCCCTGCCCTGGTGGACCCCGGAGGGGGTTCGGGCCGGGGGGCGGGCGCTGGAGGTCATGGGGGTGCAGGCGCCGGTGCTGTACCCGGAGCGGTTGGTGCTGATCAGGGCCACGGCGGTGTGA
- a CDS encoding VOC family protein, with the protein MYAIFVDVPAEHAGQAARFWASALGGRVRPVVGEEQFTAVDGAVDGIALDVQAVDDEPRYHVDIETDDVGAEVRRLTGLGAVEVSVWEGCHVLRAPGGQLLCVVPLQSEPEVFAATARTWG; encoded by the coding sequence TTGTACGCGATCTTCGTCGACGTGCCCGCCGAGCACGCGGGGCAGGCGGCGCGGTTCTGGGCGTCCGCGCTCGGGGGGCGGGTCAGGCCGGTGGTCGGGGAGGAGCAGTTCACGGCCGTCGACGGGGCCGTGGACGGGATCGCGCTGGACGTCCAGGCGGTGGACGACGAGCCCCGGTACCACGTGGACATCGAGACGGACGACGTCGGCGCCGAGGTGCGCAGGTTGACCGGGCTCGGGGCCGTGGAGGTGTCCGTGTGGGAAGGGTGCCACGTGCTGCGGGCGCCGGGTGGGCAGCTGCTGTGCGTGGTTCCGCTGCAGAGCGAGCCCGAGGTGTTCGCGGCGACGGCCCGCACCTGGGGGTGA